One stretch of Alphaproteobacteria bacterium DNA includes these proteins:
- the rbfA gene encoding 30S ribosome-binding factor RbfA, with the protein MREHGASKGPSQRQLRVAEEVRHALAQFIARGDFMIMGFPSISLTITEVSMSPDLRNAMIYVSALEKDEVDTAIELLNKNAYIFKKFLAKAIYLRTMPQLRFKYDTRLEYAQKIETLLNEIKK; encoded by the coding sequence ATGAGAGAACATGGGGCTAGTAAAGGGCCGTCCCAGCGGCAATTAAGAGTAGCGGAAGAAGTCAGGCATGCATTGGCTCAGTTTATTGCGCGTGGTGATTTTATGATTATGGGATTTCCCTCGATTTCCCTTACGATTACTGAAGTGTCGATGAGCCCTGATTTAAGAAATGCAATGATCTATGTGTCAGCCCTTGAAAAGGATGAAGTTGATACGGCAATTGAGCTTCTGAATAAGAATGCCTATATCTTCAAGAAGTTTTTAGCGAAGGCTATCTATTTAAGAACAATGCCGCAGCTGCGTTTTAAATATGATACAAGGCTTGAATATGCACAAAAAATTGAAACGCTTCTTAATGAGATTAAGAAGTAA
- the truB gene encoding tRNA pseudouridine(55) synthase TruB, which yields MSNGNTLNGWIYLNKPLGLTSRKILNQCQRLLSVKKAGYVGTLDPLATGVLPLAFGEACKTIYYLEKADKEYRFKVKWGIETATGDLEGEIIKTSPIIPSVDAILKAIPQFVGHISQRPPRYSAIKIDGQRAYDLARKNVEFECEKRDVHIESLQLLSLEGHDSGESEFLVSCSKGTYVRQIAVDLAEVLGTCATVIALHRTRLGKITEDMTISLDFLEKRVHDGESNTFLHPLGVGLDDIPAIFISDEEEKYLRYGQKISLEPNRFNLSVSQSNQLDHCDEDQEPVYLAKCQNRLVGFVVREEDCLKAKRLFNI from the coding sequence ATGAGTAACGGCAACACCCTCAACGGCTGGATTTATTTGAATAAGCCACTTGGCCTTACGTCACGTAAGATCTTAAATCAGTGCCAGCGGCTTTTGTCTGTGAAAAAAGCAGGCTATGTTGGAACGCTTGATCCACTTGCAACAGGCGTTCTGCCTTTGGCCTTTGGTGAGGCTTGTAAGACAATCTATTATCTTGAAAAGGCCGATAAAGAATATCGCTTTAAAGTGAAATGGGGTATTGAAACGGCCACAGGTGATTTGGAGGGTGAGATTATCAAAACATCGCCAATTATTCCGTCTGTTGATGCAATTTTGAAGGCAATTCCTCAATTTGTTGGTCATATTTCTCAAAGGCCGCCGCGCTACTCTGCGATTAAGATTGATGGCCAAAGGGCCTATGATCTTGCGCGCAAAAATGTTGAATTTGAATGTGAAAAGCGTGATGTTCATATCGAATCCCTGCAATTACTGAGTTTGGAGGGGCATGATTCAGGGGAATCAGAGTTTCTGGTCTCATGTAGCAAGGGGACTTATGTCAGGCAAATTGCGGTCGATTTGGCCGAGGTTCTTGGGACTTGTGCGACTGTTATTGCGCTTCATCGAACAAGGTTAGGTAAAATTACAGAAGATATGACGATTTCGCTGGATTTTTTAGAAAAAAGAGTGCATGATGGCGAATCAAATACTTTTCTACACCCATTGGGAGTAGGGCTGGACGACATCCCGGCAATTTTTATTTCTGATGAAGAAGAGAAGTATCTTAGGTATGGGCAAAAAATTTCTCTAGAGCCTAATCGATTCAATCTGAGCGTATCTCAGTCAAATCAATTAGATCATTGTGATGAAGACCAAGAGCCTGTCTATTTGGCGAAGTGCCAAAATCGGCTTGTTGGATTTGTTGTCAGAGAAGAGGATTGCTTGAAGGCCAAAAGGCTTTTTAATATCTAA
- the rpsO gene encoding 30S ribosomal protein S15 has translation MSITQERTRELVKQFGASDKDTGSTEVQVAILTERIRALTEHMKIHKKDFHSRRGLLIMVGQRQSLLKYLKNSNEARYKKVIADLGLRR, from the coding sequence ATGTCGATTACACAAGAAAGAACAAGAGAGCTTGTCAAGCAGTTTGGCGCAAGCGATAAAGATACAGGTTCAACTGAAGTACAAGTTGCAATTCTGACAGAACGGATTCGTGCTTTAACAGAGCATATGAAAATCCATAAAAAAGATTTCCACTCACGCAGAGGCTTGCTCATTATGGTTGGTCAACGCCAAAGCCTGTTGAAATATTTGAAAAATAGTAACGAAGCACGTTACAAAAAAGTAATTGCTGATCTTGGACTCCGTAGATAA